The window TGTTGTCACTATCTTAGCATTGATGTTCTTCCATAGATACTTAGTGTAGACATACGGTAGCCAACCACCGACAAGTGTTAGCCCGCCAAGGTAGCTTTCTAAATCACCAAGAACTTCATAAAACATATTTTCCGCTTTTTCAAAATTAAGCAAGTTGCTTTCCTTTTTCTTCAACAGTTTTTTTAAGATATTCGGCATGTTCTCGCCCGCGCGGTTGGTAGTGATATAAATCAAGATACAGCTGAAGGTTAGAAACTACTGGGCAACCATTTATCATTTGGTTATTAAAATATGCACTGCTTTTATAAAATGGCCGTATTATGTGAACATTGCCACCCTTGACCAATTCTTTCAAATCAAGTTTTTGCCTTATATCAAGAATATCTTTTTCCCATTTGTCAGTTCTTAAATATAAATACACATCATCAGATTTAACATAAGATGTTATAAGATTTGCTCCGGCATGAAGAGTTATCGCATAGCTATTTTTATCTAAATATTTTTTTATCTTAGAAAGTACGTTTCTATCGCTTGAATAATAGGTATGTATTTCATTCATCCCAAAATCATACTCTTTGACCCAATCCTCAAGCAGCTTTTTTTTATTAGTCAAAATAGTATAGCTATCAGGCCCCTTTTTCTCCCTTTCAACATATCCAAGCTTATCCATTGCGGCAAAAACACCTTGAGCCAACCCTATGCTTATTAATTTCTTCTTAACAAAATCTCTTACAACCCATTCCTTTTTGGGTTCAAGAAGCATGCATCTTGCTATTACGCTTGCCTTATCCGAAAACACATTCCTGTATCTTATATGAATCGTCACAATGTTCACCTCATGCCTTATGTTCACTCTATTGTGAACATTATATATGTTTATTTTTTGTTTGTCCAGTATTTAATATATTTACACCCTTA of the Candidatus Liberimonas magnetica genome contains:
- a CDS encoding type IV toxin-antitoxin system AbiEi family antitoxin, whose amino-acid sequence is MTIHIRYRNVFSDKASVIARCMLLEPKKEWVVRDFVKKKLISIGLAQGVFAAMDKLGYVEREKKGPDSYTILTNKKKLLEDWVKEYDFGMNEIHTYYSSDRNVLSKIKKYLDKNSYAITLHAGANLITSYVKSDDVYLYLRTDKWEKDILDIRQKLDLKELVKGGNVHIIRPFYKSSAYFNNQMINGCPVVSNLQLYLDLYHYQPRGREHAEYLKKTVEEKGKQLA